The following proteins come from a genomic window of Maylandia zebra isolate NMK-2024a linkage group LG22, Mzebra_GT3a, whole genome shotgun sequence:
- the rpz2 gene encoding rapunzel 2, translating into MADSAQIKKTAAKVLCCVEKVSSFASSIDPIFGVVSSLVGVARKGLMDEEDHPLEKDFQAIHTKLQSISQKNQECLKKIHIDEVNETYGKYEEYIKHQYNAFNNMVALVKKDPGNATRHMETFEKIYERDKSDMSLDVYYRGVVGTQTLFGKPLLKVYFEHCEGDREIMERRCSHITHLFHMGLIALMGYTAVTEDDEDEVREKWTGRVQDIQEKMQEVLSECKPQAS; encoded by the coding sequence aTGGCTGATTCAGCACAAATCAAGAAGACCGCAGCCAAAGTGTTGTGCTGTGTGGAGAAGGTTTCCTCCTTCGCCTCCTCCATTGACCCCATCTTTGGTGTTGTCTCTTCCCTGGTTGGAGTGGCTCGCAAGGGCCTGATGGATGAAGAGGATCATCCTCTGGAGAAGGACTTTCAAGCGATCCACACCAAACTACAGAGCATCTCTCAGAAGAACCAGGAATGCCTGAAGAAGATCCACATTGACGAGGTGAACGAAACCTACGGCAAGTACGAGGAGTACATCAAGCACCAGTACAATGCCTTCAACAACATGGTGGCACTGGTGAAGAAAGATCCAGGCAACGCCACGCGCCACATGGAGACCTTTGAGAAGATTTATGAGAGGGACAAGTCTGACATGAGCCTGGATGTGTATTATCGTGGCGTGGTGGGTACACAAACGCTATTTGGAAAACCGCTGCTAAAAGTGTACTTTGAACACTGTGAAGGCGACCGAGAAATCATGGAGCGCCGCTGTTCACACATCACCCACCTCTTCCACATGGGCCTCATCGCCCTCATGGGCTacacagctgttacagaggacgATGAAGATGAAGTGCGCGAGAAGTGGACTGGCAGGGTGCAGGACATCCAGGAGAAGATGCAGGAGGTGCTCAGCGAGTGCAAACCCCAAGCATCCTAA
- the krit1 gene encoding krev interaction trapped protein 1 produces MGNKDTLEDVFVAVLRPKNQVSLSSKEYRAKAYEILLKEVPLEGKEKKRKKVLLATKLKAGGDKSKSILDYVDETIKPLSSNQSCAGKRVVHMKKFILEGDNEGKEASLFVVPVSVKDNSKPVHSPGSPSFYCFHDIMRVCSETSTHFCSVTSKMLLALDKWLAEQHTVPHAIPALFRPAPVERVKTNVSNPAYSSEGKLSDEGLHMGYTALEIKSKMMSLEKADMCILNPLYGSDLQYTNRVDKVIINPYFGLGAPDYSKIQIPKREKWQHGPNCVTEDKDHQWVDDFPLHRSALEGDTELISKLLDSGFSVKQLDNDHWAPIHYACWHGKVEATKLLLEKGNCNPNLLNGQLSSPLHFAARGGHAEIVQLLLQHPEIDRHIEDQQKRSPFQVCEENKQNEWEETVKLLQQANSKPYEKVRIYRMDGSYRSVELKHGNNTTVQQIMEGMRLSQETQQYFTIWICSENLHLQLKPYHKPLQHLRIWTEIVTDLTVLDPQRETPQLFLRRDVRLPLEIEKKVEDPLAILILFDEARHCLLKGFFPAPDNKLITLASLLLQIIYGNYESKKHKQGFLNEENLKSIVPISKVKSKAYHWTNRILHEYKALSTSEGVSKEMHHLQRLFLQNCWDIPTYGAAFFTGQVYTKASASNHKVIRVYVGVNTKGLHLMNMETKVLLISLEYSTFIWQLGHADQYFQIHSGDNKMNFIVHTKQAGLIVKLLMKLSGQITPNEKGITDKYAYG; encoded by the exons ATGGGCAACAAGGACACCCTCGAGGATGTGTTTGTTGCTGTGCTTCGTCCGAAGAATCAAGTCAGCCTGAGCTCGAAAGAATACAGAGCCAAAGCCTATGAG ATCCTTTTAAAAGAAGTGCCTTTAGAggggaaggagaagaaaagaaagaaagtcctTCTGGCAACAAAGCTCAAAGCAGGAGGAGACAAATCCAAATCCATATTGGATTATGTTGATGAAACGATCAAACCGCTCTCCAGTAACCAAAGCTGCGCTG GAAAGCGTGTGGTGCACATGAAGAAATTTATTCTTGAAGGTGACAATGAAGGGAAAGAAGCCTCACTTTTTGTTGTACCAGTCAGTGTTAAAG ACAACAGCAAGCCTGTCCACAGCCCCGGGAGCCCCAGCTTTTACTGCTTCCACGACATAATGCGGGTGTGCAGTGAGACCAGCACTCACTTCTGCTCCGTCACCTCCAAGATGCTCCTGGCTTTAGACAA ATGGTTAGCAGAGCAGCACACTGTGCCTCATGCCATCCCTGCTTTATTCAGACCAGCACCCGTGGAGCGGGTGAAGACCAACGTAAGCAATCCGGCTTACAGCAGCGAGGGCAAACTGAGTGATGAGGGTCTGCACATGGGCTACACTGCTCTGGAGATCAAGAGCAAGATGATGTCCCTGGAGAAGGCTGACATGTGCATCCTGAATCCACTCTACGGCTCAGATCTGCAGTACACCAACAGG GTGGACAAAGTTATCATCAACCCATACTTTGGGCTTGGGGCACCAGACTATTCCAAGATCCAGATCCCCAAGAGGGAGAAATGGCAGCATGGACCCAACTGTGTGACAGAAGACAA GGATCACCAGTGGGTGGACGACTTTCCTCTCCACCGCAGCGCCCTGGAAGGAGACACTGAGCTGATCTCTAAGCTTCTGGACAGCGGTTTCTCAGTCAAGCAGCTGGACAACGATCACTGGGCTCCCATACACTATGCCTGCTG GCACGGTAAAGTTGAGGCAACCAAGCTGCTGCTGGAGAAGGGTAACTGTAATCCCAACCTGCTGAACGGCCAGCTCAGCTCCCCCCTGCACTTTGCAGCCCGAGGAGGCCACGCAGAGATCGTCCAACTGCTGCTGCAGCACCCTGAGATCGACCGG CACATAGAAGACCAGCAGAAGAGATCGCCGTTCCAAGTGTGCGAGGAGAACAAACAGAACGAGTGGGAGGAGACTGTGAAACTTCTGCAGCAAGCCAACAGCAAACCA TACGAGAAGGTGCGCATCTACCGCATGGACGGCTCGTATCGCTCCGTAGAGCTCAAGCATGGCAACAACACAACTGTGCAGCAGATCATGGAGGGGATGCGTCTGTCTCAGGAGACCCAGCAATACTTCACCATCTGGATCTGCTCAGAGAACCTCC ACCTGCAGCTGAAGCCGTACCACAAACCCCTGCAGCACCTCCGGATCTGGACTGAGATTGTGACAGATCTCACAGTGCTGGATCCTCAAAGGGAAACGCCACAGCTCTTCCTCCGCAGGGATGTCCGACTGCCCCTTGAAATTGAGAAAAAG GTGGAGGATCCGCTGGCCATCCTTATCCTGTTTGACGAGGCCCGGCACTGCCTTCTCAAGGGCTTCTTCCCTGCTCCAGACAACAAGCTGATCACGCTGGCCAGCCTCCTCCTGCAAATCATCTATGGCAACTATGAGAGTAAGAAGCACAAGCAAGGGTTCCTCAA TGAGGAAAACCTCAAATCAATCGTGCCGATATCCAAGGTGAAAAGCAAAGCATACCACTGGACCAACAGGATTCTTCATGAGTATAAA GCTCTGAGCACCAGCGAGGGGGTCAGTAAAGAGATGCACCACCTGCAGCGGCTCTTCTTGCAGAACTGCTGGGACATCCCGACCTACGGAGCAGCTTTCTTCACAGGCCAGGTCTACACCAAGGCCAGCGCAAGCAACCACAAAGTCATCCGTGTCTACGTGGGGGTGAACACAAAGGGACTGCATCTCATGAACATGGAAACTAAG GTCCTTCTCATCAGTTTAGAGTATAGCACGTTTATATGGCAGCTTGGACATGCAGACCAGTATTTCCAGATACACAGTGGTGACAACAAAATGAACTTCATCGTGCACACAAAACAG GCTGGCCTTATTGTGAAGCTCTTAATGAAACTGAGTGGGCAGATAACTCCAAATGAGAAAGGCATCACAGACAAATACGCCTATGGCTGA
- the cyp51 gene encoding lanosterol 14-alpha demethylase: MSMHIYQMSAKLLGDTMGKMNENLTSVVLAASVFTLTLGYISKLLLKQSTDVDVKHPPYIPSSIPFLGHAIAFGKSPIEFLENAYNKYGPVFSFTMVGKTFTYLLGSDAAALMFNSKNEDLNAEDVYSRLTTPVFGKGVAYDVPNHIFLEQKKMFKTGLNIARFREHIEIIERETIEYFQKWGDSGERNLFEALSELIILTASSCLHGKEIRSMLDERVAQLYADLDGGFTHAAWLLPGWLPLPSFRKRDRAHREIKNIFYKVIQKRRSSEEKADDILQTFMDSTYKDGRPLTDDEIAGMLIGLLLAGQHTSSTTSAWLGFFLAKDKALQERCYAEQKAVCGENLPPLNFDQLKDLSLLERCLKETLRLRPPIMTMMRMARSPQTAAGYTIPVGHQVCVSPTVNHRLHDTWVDRMEFKPDRYLNDNPAAGEKFAYVPFGAGRHRCIGENFAYVQIKTIWSTLLRMYDFDLVDGYFPTINYTTMIHTPHNPVIRYKRRKQ, from the exons ATGTCGATGCACATTTATCAGATGAGCGCTAAACTGCTCGGGGACACTATGGGGAAAATGAACGAGAACCTGACCTCCGTGGTGTTAGCAGCGTCCGTCTTCACCCTCACTCTGGGATACATCTCCAAACTGCTGCTCAAACAGTCCACAGACGTGGACGTG AAACATCCACCCTACATACCCTCCAGCATCCCCTTTCTGGGACATGCCATCGCTTTTGGAAAGAGCCCCATTGAGTTTCTGGAAAATGCCTATAACAAA TACGGCCCTGTATTCAGCTTCACTATGGTGGGCAAAACATTCACCTACCTGCTGGGCAGCGACGCAGCCGCGCTGATGTTCAACAGCAAGAACGAAGACCTGAACGCAGAGGACGTCTACTCGAGACTGACCACTCCGGTGTTCGGCAAAGGAGTCGCCTACGACGTGCCGAACCAC ATTTTTCTGGAGCAGAAGAAGATGTTTAAGACGGGGCTGAACATTGCTCGTTTTAGGGAACACATCGAGATCATTGAGAGAGAGACGATCGAGTATTTTCAGAAATGGGGAGACAGCGGGGAGAGAA ACCTGTTCGAGGCTCTGTCCGAGCTGATTATCCTCACAGCCAGCAGCTGCCTGCACGGGAAAGAGATCCGCAGCATGCTGGATGAACGCGTGGCCCAGCTTTACGCCGACTTGGACGGAGGATTTACCCACGCTGCGTGGCTCCTGCCGGGCTGGCTGCCCCTGCCCAGCTTCAG gaagagggacAGAGCTCACAGAGAGATCAAGAACATCTTCTACAAAGTGATTCAGAAACGGAGGAGCTCTGAAGAGAAAGCAGATGACATCCTGCAGACCTTCATGGACTCCACATACAA AGATGGACGGCCGCTGACCGATGACGAAATTGCAGGGATGCTGATCGGCCTCCTCCTGGCGGGTCAGCACACATCCTCCACCACCAGCGCCTGGCTGGGCTTCTTCCTGGCCAAAGACAAGGCCCTGCAGGAGCGCTGCTACGCAGAGCAGAAGGCTGTGTGCGGGGAAAACCTGCCTCCACTCAACTTCGATCAG CTGAAGGATCTCAGCTTGCTGGAGCGCTGTTTAAAGGAAACCCTGCGGCTCCGCCCACCCATCATGACGATGATGAGGATGGCTCGCTCTCCTCAG ACTGCAGCAGGATACACCATCCCTGTGGGCCACCAGGTGTGCGTCTCCCCGACTGTTAACCACCGGCTCCATGACACCTGGGTGGACAGGATGGAGTTCAAACCTGATCGCTACCTCAACGATAATCCTGCCGCAGGGGAGAAGTTCGCCTATGTGCCCTTTGGAGCCG GCCGTCATCGCTGCATTGGGGAAAACTTTGCCTACGTCCAGATCAAAACCATCTGGTCCACTTTGCTCCGCATGTACGACTTTGACCTGGTGGACGGATATTTCCCCACAATCAACTACACCACGATGATCCACACGCCTCACAACCCCGTCATCAGATACAAGAGGAGGAAGCAGTGA